The following proteins are co-located in the Frigidibacter mobilis genome:
- a CDS encoding NAD(P)/FAD-dependent oxidoreductase has translation MTRYSLWTPAIAAPQDRSFWLQDAGGGPAISPLTADAACDVAIVGGGYAGLWTALRLKEQAPDLKVTVLEADFCGSGASGRNGGQIHTWYAELDLLTKLVGPAEALALCEATAEALEELAALQSSGTIAMDLRLDGWMWTASSRAQEGAWDGAVALDRGPEPRLAPLDAAEIRARTGSAASYTGVIERRAGTVHPAKLALGLRALALARGVMIHESSPVSEIVAGPPCRLRCPQAVLTAGKVVLATNAWASAVPELRRYLYVVDSQIIATEPVPDTLEALGWTGGESICDAQAHVLYYQRTPSGRVILGRGSGNVAYGGRPGAGFNRRPGGAADNIRELRRLYPQLADARVEHDWTGPIDCMAEHLPVFGHLAGQPHIFFGIGFNGTGIAQTPVAGRILASLVLGRDDRWSRSGLVGLARRTALPPEPIRYLGARIVRHAIRLRNDAEIKNRTAGPLVRWLSGLTPGR, from the coding sequence ATGACGCGCTACAGCCTGTGGACCCCCGCAATCGCCGCCCCCCAGGACCGCTCCTTCTGGCTTCAGGATGCCGGGGGCGGGCCGGCAATCTCGCCGCTGACAGCGGATGCCGCCTGCGATGTCGCCATCGTCGGCGGCGGCTATGCCGGGCTCTGGACCGCGCTGCGGCTGAAGGAGCAGGCCCCCGACCTGAAGGTGACGGTGCTTGAGGCCGACTTCTGTGGCTCCGGTGCCTCGGGGCGCAATGGTGGCCAGATCCATACCTGGTATGCCGAGCTGGACCTGCTGACGAAGCTGGTCGGCCCGGCCGAGGCGCTGGCGCTGTGCGAAGCGACGGCGGAGGCGCTCGAGGAGCTGGCTGCGCTGCAATCCTCGGGCACCATCGCTATGGATCTGCGGCTTGACGGCTGGATGTGGACGGCCAGCTCCCGGGCGCAGGAAGGCGCCTGGGACGGCGCAGTGGCGCTCGACCGCGGGCCGGAGCCACGGCTCGCCCCGCTGGATGCGGCCGAGATCCGCGCCCGCACCGGATCGGCGGCCTCTTACACCGGGGTGATCGAGCGGCGGGCGGGGACGGTGCATCCGGCCAAGCTGGCGCTTGGGCTCAGGGCGCTGGCGCTGGCCCGCGGCGTGATGATCCACGAATCCAGCCCGGTCTCCGAGATCGTCGCCGGCCCGCCGTGCCGCCTGCGCTGCCCGCAGGCCGTGCTCACCGCGGGCAAGGTGGTGCTTGCCACCAATGCCTGGGCCTCGGCGGTGCCAGAGCTGCGTCGCTACCTCTATGTGGTCGACAGCCAGATCATTGCCACCGAGCCGGTCCCCGACACGCTGGAGGCGCTTGGCTGGACCGGCGGTGAGTCGATCTGCGACGCCCAGGCGCATGTGCTCTACTACCAGCGCACCCCCTCGGGCCGGGTGATCCTGGGGCGCGGCAGCGGCAATGTCGCCTATGGCGGCAGGCCGGGTGCCGGCTTCAACCGGCGTCCCGGCGGCGCGGCCGACAATATCCGCGAGTTGCGTCGGCTCTATCCTCAGCTTGCGGACGCGCGGGTGGAGCATGACTGGACCGGCCCGATCGACTGCATGGCCGAGCATCTGCCGGTCTTCGGTCATCTTGCCGGGCAGCCGCATATCTTCTTCGGCATCGGTTTCAACGGCACCGGCATCGCGCAGACCCCGGTAGCGGGGCGCATATTGGCCAGCCTCGTCCTCGGCCGCGACGACCGCTGGAGCCGCAGCGGCCTTGTCGGGCTGGCGCGGCGCACCGCGCTGCCGCCAGAGCCGATCCGCTATCTGGGCGCGCGCATCGTCCGCCATGCCATCCGGCTGCGCAACGATGCCGAGATCAAGAACCGGACGGCCGGGCCGCTGGTCCGCTGGCTGTCCGGTCTGACGCCGGGCCGGTGA
- a CDS encoding PfkB family carbohydrate kinase → MTASPRLIAVGDNCLDVYLSKSHMSVGGNALNVAAQWARQGLDARYFGVVGQDPEGDVILDALAAVGLAPEDVERREGSTAVTLLLECDGDRCFLLEDLGVGMGYQPGASRHAALRAADWVHLGTNTPPELPQRLVAAGVHFSIDVSTAADAMLLDGVPLVFASGPEDPAEPIEPVIAGFRARGALRTVITCGRRGAFFDDAGALAHVPAQDIAVVDTCGAGDSFIAAFLAARILSGRSGPEALRIATGAAALTCSHEGGFPQPLRPIPAWLFDKYADVIATAEI, encoded by the coding sequence GTGACCGCTTCGCCCAGACTGATCGCCGTGGGCGATAACTGCCTCGATGTCTACCTGTCCAAGTCCCATATGTCTGTCGGCGGCAACGCGCTGAACGTTGCGGCGCAATGGGCCCGTCAGGGGCTCGATGCCCGCTACTTCGGTGTGGTCGGGCAGGATCCGGAAGGCGATGTTATCCTCGACGCGCTGGCAGCCGTCGGTCTCGCGCCCGAAGACGTCGAAAGGCGCGAAGGCAGCACCGCCGTGACGCTGTTGCTGGAGTGCGACGGTGACCGCTGCTTCTTGCTGGAGGATCTGGGCGTCGGGATGGGCTATCAACCGGGGGCCTCCCGCCACGCGGCGCTTCGCGCCGCCGACTGGGTGCATCTGGGTACCAACACCCCGCCCGAGCTGCCGCAGCGGCTGGTTGCCGCGGGCGTTCATTTCAGCATCGACGTGTCGACCGCGGCAGATGCGATGCTGCTGGACGGCGTGCCGCTGGTCTTCGCGTCGGGTCCCGAGGACCCCGCCGAGCCGATAGAGCCGGTGATCGCCGGGTTCCGCGCCCGCGGCGCGCTTCGTACGGTAATCACCTGCGGTCGGCGTGGAGCCTTTTTCGACGACGCCGGCGCGCTCGCCCATGTGCCGGCGCAGGACATCGCCGTGGTCGACACCTGCGGCGCAGGAGACAGCTTCATCGCGGCCTTCCTCGCCGCCCGCATCCTGTCGGGCCGATCCGGCCCCGAGGCGCTGCGGATCGCCACCGGGGCTGCCGCGCTGACCTGCAGCCATGAGGGCGGATTCCCGCAGCCGCTAAGGCCGATCCCGGCCTGGTTGTTCGACAAATATGCCGATGTCATAGCCACGGCGGAGATCTGA
- a CDS encoding sugar phosphate isomerase/epimerase family protein has protein sequence MTLPPRRLSVDQLIGANFSFQHYPFREMARVMQGFGVTEIELWGIAPHLDLHHAGPARIAEVKQVLADHALTVRCFTPEQVLYPVNIASGDGAYRQASIDLFRRAADIAAELGARHLFLTPGRGFENEPADRAWDRSAEALRQIAAHAADRGVRCLLEPLQRRESNIAHSAADLRRLLDRVGVGTMDVVLDMVAMSCAGDSVAEYVALFGARLTHVHVVDGTPAGHLVWGDGDLPLADYLTDLAEAGYRGALSFEPFGDGSYALDPITAWSRNMQAIAPHLEPRKVSA, from the coding sequence ATGACGCTTCCTCCCCGTCGGCTGTCGGTTGATCAACTGATCGGTGCGAACTTCAGCTTCCAGCACTACCCGTTCCGCGAGATGGCGCGCGTCATGCAGGGCTTCGGCGTGACCGAGATCGAGCTCTGGGGGATCGCTCCGCATCTCGACCTGCATCACGCCGGGCCTGCAAGGATCGCCGAGGTGAAGCAGGTGCTGGCCGATCACGCCCTGACGGTGCGCTGCTTCACCCCGGAGCAGGTGCTCTACCCGGTGAACATCGCCTCGGGGGACGGTGCCTATCGCCAGGCCAGCATCGACCTGTTCCGCCGCGCCGCCGACATCGCGGCGGAGCTGGGCGCGCGACACCTGTTCCTGACTCCCGGCCGCGGCTTCGAGAACGAGCCGGCAGACCGCGCCTGGGACCGTTCGGCCGAGGCGCTGCGCCAGATCGCCGCCCATGCGGCGGACCGGGGGGTGCGCTGCCTGCTGGAGCCGCTGCAGCGCCGCGAGAGCAACATCGCCCACAGCGCCGCCGATCTGCGCCGTCTGCTCGATAGGGTAGGGGTCGGGACTATGGACGTGGTTCTCGACATGGTGGCCATGTCCTGCGCCGGCGACAGCGTTGCGGAGTATGTCGCGCTGTTCGGCGCACGGCTGACGCATGTGCATGTCGTCGACGGCACGCCGGCCGGGCACCTCGTCTGGGGTGACGGCGACCTGCCGCTCGCCGATTACCTGACCGATCTGGCCGAGGCCGGCTATCGCGGCGCGCTGTCCTTCGAACCCTTCGGGGACGGGTCCTATGCGCTCGACCCGATCACGGCCTGGAGCCGCAACATGCAGGCCATTGCCCCCCATCTAGAGCCAAGGAAGGTTTCCGCGTGA
- a CDS encoding carbohydrate ABC transporter permease: MTAAAMTSAPRRSFWGGMGQAFLWAFLLSVGVVVLYPLLWMGLGGFKSNSQIFSDPFALPENWSFANYFGAWQSVQGYMLSSLTITAVSTVTTVMISAWAAYGLTRTPMPGKPLVTGIVLGGMMLSPTVALVPLVRMLQSLGLYDTHWALIILYTAFRVPFTTFLIRAYMLDLPRDLDEAAMMDGASRGQIFRKIILPLCRPILVSCVVLHVLFAWNEYLFAMIFTNSPAVQTLPVGLTSMMSKQGTDYAQVFAAMTISALPIVIIFFLTQRYFIRGLTEGIGK, from the coding sequence ATGACGGCCGCGGCAATGACTTCCGCCCCCCGGCGCAGCTTCTGGGGCGGGATGGGGCAGGCGTTCCTCTGGGCCTTCCTGCTGTCGGTGGGGGTGGTGGTGCTCTATCCGCTGCTCTGGATGGGGCTGGGGGGCTTCAAGTCCAACAGCCAGATATTTAGCGATCCCTTCGCCCTGCCCGAGAACTGGTCCTTCGCCAACTATTTCGGCGCCTGGCAGTCGGTGCAGGGCTACATGCTCTCCAGCCTCACGATCACCGCGGTCTCGACCGTGACCACGGTGATGATAAGCGCCTGGGCTGCCTATGGCCTGACCCGCACACCGATGCCCGGCAAGCCGCTTGTCACCGGCATCGTACTGGGCGGCATGATGCTCAGCCCGACAGTGGCGCTGGTGCCCCTGGTGCGGATGCTGCAGTCGCTGGGGCTCTACGACACGCATTGGGCGTTGATTATCCTCTACACCGCTTTCCGGGTGCCCTTCACCACCTTCCTGATCCGTGCCTACATGCTGGACCTGCCGCGCGATCTCGACGAGGCGGCGATGATGGACGGCGCCAGCCGCGGCCAGATCTTCCGCAAGATCATCCTGCCACTCTGCCGACCGATCCTGGTGTCCTGCGTGGTGCTGCACGTTCTCTTCGCCTGGAACGAGTACCTGTTCGCAATGATCTTCACCAACAGCCCCGCGGTGCAGACCCTGCCGGTCGGCCTGACCTCGATGATGTCGAAACAGGGCACCGACTATGCCCAGGTCTTCGCGGCGATGACGATCTCGGCCCTGCCCATCGTCATCATCTTCTTCCTGACCCAGCGGTATTTCATCCGCGGCCTGACCGAAGGGATCGGTAAATGA
- a CDS encoding carbohydrate ABC transporter permease — protein sequence MSAPPLPIQTGAASGGASPPARQAPLWQKGLSQALALRWVGIALLIVGWFVYYPIIDNFLLSTTNQDIFTGEVTHVGLNNYRRLADDPVILRAMWNNSAYAVFSIIFQVFAAFCLAAIVEGLQSQKWRNIWRAVYFIPSAISTTVTGLLFYFIYQPDIGILDGLLQMLNLGEWSRVWLGDERTAIYAIIAMSQWQGFGYSTLLFTIAIQKIPQELYDAARMDGASPLRQLWSITFPLTREMTGMMVIVTITGAFQVFNEVMVMTGGGPNNSSQVLGTWLYEQGFNQNDMGYAAAIGSVVFAVTMLTGIAQLWYTRRRRVQA from the coding sequence ATGAGCGCGCCTCCGCTTCCCATCCAGACTGGCGCCGCCTCCGGCGGCGCCAGCCCGCCCGCCCGGCAGGCGCCGCTCTGGCAAAAGGGCTTGAGCCAGGCGCTCGCCCTAAGATGGGTCGGCATCGCGCTGCTCATCGTCGGCTGGTTCGTCTATTATCCGATCATCGACAACTTCCTGCTCAGCACCACCAACCAGGACATCTTCACTGGCGAGGTGACGCATGTCGGGCTTAACAACTACCGCAGGCTTGCCGACGACCCAGTGATCTTGCGGGCGATGTGGAACAACAGCGCCTATGCGGTCTTCTCGATCATCTTCCAGGTCTTCGCCGCCTTCTGCCTCGCCGCCATTGTCGAGGGCCTGCAGTCGCAGAAGTGGCGCAACATCTGGCGTGCGGTCTATTTCATCCCCTCGGCGATCTCGACCACGGTGACCGGGCTGCTGTTCTACTTCATCTACCAGCCCGACATCGGAATCCTCGACGGGTTGTTGCAGATGCTGAACCTTGGCGAGTGGTCGCGGGTCTGGCTCGGTGACGAGCGTACGGCGATCTATGCGATCATCGCCATGAGCCAATGGCAGGGCTTCGGCTATTCGACGCTGCTCTTCACCATCGCAATCCAGAAGATCCCGCAGGAGCTCTACGATGCGGCGCGGATGGACGGCGCGAGCCCGCTGCGCCAGCTCTGGAGCATCACCTTCCCGCTGACCCGCGAGATGACCGGGATGATGGTTATCGTCACCATCACCGGCGCTTTCCAAGTGTTCAACGAAGTCATGGTGATGACCGGCGGCGGACCGAACAACTCCAGCCAGGTGCTGGGCACATGGCTCTACGAACAGGGCTTCAACCAGAACGACATGGGCTATGCGGCAGCGATCGGCTCGGTGGTCTTCGCGGTGACGATGCTCACCGGCATCGCCCAACTTTGGTACACGCGGCGACGGAGGGTGCAGGCATGA
- a CDS encoding ABC transporter substrate-binding protein, translating into MKRSLQSMTAIIAAVSALGWGGTAAAQTAIADPAAPVDHNGTLRVMTKFGMQRLAPYFVELAKQYEAQHPGVSIELIQEDDDSVKGKTKTLVASNAIPDVFFSWTGTWGGNFIRGKRAVDLTPVIGPDTDWGKTFAPAAVSAFAYDGKYYGIPLYLDAKFMGYNKTIFADLGLSEPETLEELLATCDTIRGAGILPIAIGNKEPWVGVHYLGQLLAYNVPQAVLERDFDPATAEYTDPGYVESLNQFKAIADRCTIGASMNGMAYQNALQQLSDGKAAMYYQEIIEFDNAASAETKLTPEEFGFFPLPAPQDAKGDPKALEGAPEGYMISSASQNVPLALDFMKFVTTQANAKVLSAPPYGQPSAVIGGGDPAQMNPAVVGGLEDIAAASYLMQWLDTVNHPARCCGLVVEPAGLRRRHGLGRRRGRQGPQGRRSGEVTGR; encoded by the coding sequence ATGAAACGGTCTTTGCAATCCATGACGGCAATCATCGCCGCGGTCTCTGCCCTGGGATGGGGCGGCACCGCCGCGGCCCAGACCGCGATCGCCGATCCGGCCGCGCCGGTCGATCACAACGGTACGCTGCGGGTCATGACCAAGTTCGGCATGCAGCGCCTCGCGCCCTATTTCGTCGAGCTGGCGAAGCAATACGAAGCCCAGCATCCCGGTGTCAGCATCGAATTGATCCAGGAGGATGACGACAGCGTCAAAGGCAAGACCAAGACGCTTGTTGCCTCGAACGCGATCCCGGACGTGTTCTTCTCTTGGACCGGTACCTGGGGCGGCAACTTCATCCGCGGCAAGCGCGCCGTCGACCTGACGCCGGTGATCGGACCCGATACCGACTGGGGCAAGACCTTCGCCCCCGCTGCTGTCAGCGCCTTTGCCTATGATGGCAAGTACTATGGCATCCCGCTTTATCTCGACGCCAAGTTCATGGGCTACAACAAGACCATCTTCGCCGACCTCGGCCTGTCCGAACCGGAGACCCTGGAAGAGTTGCTGGCCACCTGCGACACGATCCGCGGGGCCGGCATCCTGCCGATCGCCATCGGCAACAAGGAGCCCTGGGTGGGGGTTCACTATCTCGGCCAGCTTCTGGCCTACAATGTGCCGCAGGCGGTGCTGGAGCGCGACTTCGACCCGGCGACGGCGGAATACACCGACCCCGGCTATGTCGAGTCGCTGAACCAGTTCAAGGCAATCGCCGACCGCTGCACCATCGGCGCCAGCATGAACGGCATGGCCTACCAGAACGCGCTGCAGCAGCTGAGCGACGGCAAGGCCGCGATGTATTATCAGGAAATCATCGAGTTCGACAACGCCGCCTCGGCCGAGACCAAGCTGACGCCGGAGGAGTTCGGCTTCTTCCCGCTGCCCGCGCCGCAAGATGCCAAGGGCGATCCAAAGGCGCTGGAAGGCGCGCCCGAGGGCTACATGATTAGCTCTGCCTCGCAAAACGTGCCGCTGGCGCTGGACTTCATGAAGTTCGTGACCACCCAGGCCAATGCCAAGGTTTTGTCGGCCCCGCCCTACGGCCAGCCAAGCGCGGTGATCGGCGGCGGCGATCCGGCGCAGATGAACCCGGCGGTGGTCGGCGGGCTGGAGGATATCGCCGCGGCGTCCTACCTGATGCAATGGCTGGACACGGTGAACCACCCGGCGCGTTGCTGCGGCCTGGTTGTCGAACCTGCAGGCCTTCGCCGGCGGCACGGTCTCGGCCGAAGACGTGGTCGCCAAGGTCCGCAAGGCCGCCGAAGCGGCGAAGTGACCGGCCGATGA
- a CDS encoding SIS domain-containing protein produces the protein MPASPAAFVTSAAPVSTVQGEGAAGPGFGIAAFLQVQHGALDIARGLRPLIRQLLDQGITRLYFIGSGGEQVLALPAVDLLRREGGFPTQACVAAQVVLDPPAGLDQRALAVIPALSGSAPESLALIAFLKARGVTTLALTGEAGSPLAFQADHARINAATPETVAESLLLQTLVLALALLAETGRIDDCDALTDELQRLPALLVAAKQAYEPEAVRRARTLRDEPYHIVTGAGSVWAAAEHFAMRQLEQRLRVRSRPVHAADFFHGTLELVEPGVSIFLLKGEDAARPLCDRVERFAYRYTDKLWVLDAAQVVLPGLSPRLRSLISPVILASLLERLCAHLEMLRGAPPMPRTTNAPKTGAKNT, from the coding sequence ATGCCTGCCTCGCCTGCCGCCTTCGTCACATCCGCCGCGCCCGTTTCGACGGTGCAGGGAGAGGGTGCGGCAGGGCCGGGTTTCGGCATTGCAGCCTTCCTTCAGGTGCAGCACGGGGCCCTCGACATTGCCCGGGGACTGCGCCCGCTGATCCGGCAGCTGCTCGATCAAGGCATCACGCGGCTCTATTTCATCGGCAGTGGCGGCGAGCAGGTGCTGGCACTGCCCGCCGTCGATCTGCTGCGCCGCGAGGGCGGCTTTCCGACCCAGGCCTGCGTCGCGGCGCAGGTGGTGCTTGATCCGCCAGCGGGCCTGGACCAGAGAGCCCTCGCGGTGATTCCCGCGCTCTCGGGCAGCGCGCCCGAAAGCCTGGCGCTGATCGCGTTCCTCAAGGCGCGCGGCGTCACCACGCTGGCGCTGACCGGCGAGGCCGGATCGCCGTTGGCGTTTCAGGCCGACCACGCCCGGATCAATGCCGCTACACCGGAAACGGTCGCGGAGTCCTTGCTGCTGCAGACGCTGGTTCTTGCGCTGGCGCTTCTGGCCGAGACCGGCCGGATCGACGATTGCGACGCGCTGACCGATGAACTGCAGCGCCTGCCCGCGCTGCTGGTCGCGGCTAAGCAGGCCTATGAGCCCGAGGCGGTACGGCGCGCCCGGACGCTGCGGGACGAGCCCTATCACATCGTCACCGGCGCAGGATCGGTCTGGGCGGCGGCAGAGCATTTCGCAATGCGCCAGCTAGAGCAGCGCCTGCGGGTCCGCAGCCGTCCGGTCCATGCCGCCGACTTCTTCCACGGCACGCTGGAACTTGTGGAGCCTGGGGTCAGCATCTTCCTGCTGAAGGGCGAGGATGCCGCCCGCCCGCTCTGCGACCGGGTCGAGCGTTTCGCCTATCGCTATACCGACAAGCTCTGGGTGCTGGACGCGGCGCAGGTGGTGCTTCCGGGCCTTTCACCGCGTCTGCGCAGCCTGATCTCGCCGGTGATCCTCGCCAGCCTGCTGGAGCGGCTCTGCGCGCATCTCGAAATGCTGCGCGGCGCCCCGCCGATGCCCCGAACCACCAACGCGCCGAAGACTGGCGCGAAAAACACCTGA
- a CDS encoding LacI family DNA-binding transcriptional regulator, which translates to MEGDGSPFASKRAVTIKDVAAVAQVSRATAARALNGYGYVGGAAAERVREAAERLGYRGNRIAQALRQGQMPIIGFVPGDIQNPFFARIAHDVDIELRRSRRSLLIASSEEDPQQEREILDNLRALNVRGMIVAPASGEDNPHLIRLVQEGMPLVLIDRVAAGVPCDSITVDNEGGAHEAVAYLVANGHRRIALIHDGSRIATARERLAGYARCLTENGIAVEDRMVAVSQSTVEHAIDATIRLFSQPERPTALFTVDSLMTTGALLALRAMGLSVPQDVSLVGFDDFDLATFTDPQITVVAQPVAQIGPLAVKILLDRIRGSGEPPRSKRFATRLIVRGSVAHPDFGRHR; encoded by the coding sequence ATGGAAGGGGACGGTTCGCCCTTTGCCAGTAAGCGCGCCGTGACGATCAAGGATGTCGCGGCGGTTGCGCAGGTGTCGCGCGCTACGGCGGCCCGGGCCCTGAACGGCTACGGCTATGTTGGTGGAGCTGCGGCCGAGCGCGTGCGCGAGGCGGCAGAACGGCTGGGTTATCGCGGCAACCGCATCGCGCAGGCGCTGCGGCAGGGCCAGATGCCGATCATCGGCTTTGTACCCGGTGACATTCAGAACCCATTCTTCGCCCGCATCGCCCATGACGTGGACATCGAGCTGCGCCGCAGCCGCCGCAGCCTGCTGATCGCCAGCAGCGAGGAGGACCCGCAGCAGGAGCGCGAGATCCTGGACAATCTGCGGGCGCTGAACGTGCGCGGCATGATCGTGGCCCCGGCCTCGGGCGAGGACAATCCGCATCTGATCCGCCTGGTGCAGGAGGGGATGCCGCTGGTGCTGATCGACCGGGTGGCGGCGGGCGTGCCCTGCGACAGCATCACCGTGGACAACGAGGGCGGAGCGCATGAGGCGGTGGCCTATCTGGTGGCCAACGGCCATCGTCGTATCGCGCTGATCCATGACGGATCGCGCATCGCCACGGCACGCGAGCGTCTGGCCGGCTATGCGCGCTGCCTCACCGAGAATGGCATCGCGGTCGAGGACCGGATGGTCGCCGTTTCGCAATCGACAGTGGAACATGCGATCGACGCCACGATCCGGCTGTTCAGCCAGCCCGAACGACCGACGGCGCTGTTCACCGTCGACAGCCTGATGACCACCGGCGCGCTTCTGGCGCTGCGCGCGATGGGCCTGTCGGTTCCGCAGGACGTGTCGCTGGTGGGTTTCGATGACTTCGACCTCGCAACCTTCACCGATCCGCAGATTACCGTTGTCGCCCAGCCGGTTGCCCAGATCGGCCCATTGGCGGTGAAGATACTGCTTGATCGCATCCGCGGCAGCGGGGAGCCGCCGCGCAGCAAGCGCTTCGCCACCCGGCTGATCGTGCGCGGCTCGGTGGCCCATCCGGACTTCGGACGGCACCGCTAG
- a CDS encoding MFS transporter encodes MADIGAVTWPHARFSEAFLILRAEEVGLALMLMPLVLVGMNAVYAMSAWPAGVLSDRMSRPAMLIAGLGLLIAADLILALVPGYFGLGAGIALWGLHMGLTQGLLAALVAEAVPAELRGTAFGMFNLITGVALLLASVVAGALWQGIGSAATFLTGAAFASIAVLGLIALRHRLALADAT; translated from the coding sequence ATGGCTGACATTGGAGCAGTGACATGGCCACATGCGCGCTTTTCCGAGGCGTTCCTGATCCTGCGGGCCGAAGAGGTGGGGCTTGCGCTGATGCTGATGCCGCTGGTTCTGGTGGGGATGAACGCGGTTTATGCGATGTCGGCCTGGCCTGCGGGGGTGCTGTCCGACCGCATGAGCCGCCCCGCGATGCTGATTGCCGGGCTGGGCCTGCTGATCGCCGCCGATCTGATCCTGGCGCTGGTTCCCGGCTATTTTGGCCTGGGCGCAGGCATTGCGCTCTGGGGCCTGCATATGGGGCTGACCCAGGGCCTTCTGGCGGCACTGGTGGCCGAGGCGGTCCCGGCGGAACTGCGCGGCACCGCCTTTGGCATGTTCAACCTGATCACCGGCGTTGCCCTCTTGCTGGCCAGCGTCGTCGCGGGGGCGCTGTGGCAGGGCATCGGATCCGCAGCTACCTTCCTGACCGGCGCCGCCTTTGCCTCCATCGCGGTTCTTGGCCTGATCGCGCTACGCCACCGGCTGGCCCTGGCCGATGCCACTTGA
- a CDS encoding Chromate resistance protein ChrB, translated as MKKIIWLLLTYKVPAEPSAKRIAIWRRLKSMGAVYLQNGVCVLPRTDDHIRRLKILENDIAQASGESVILETVALDAGQEEKVIARFKAERDEAYAEFIDKCDDFEREVAKEITAAHYSYAELEENDVDLKKLQGWIEKIAKLDFYGAAQAEEARRRLKGCERVLDDYARRVFDARGEDG; from the coding sequence ATGAAAAAGATCATCTGGCTTCTTCTGACCTACAAAGTCCCGGCCGAGCCTTCGGCCAAGCGCATTGCGATCTGGCGTCGGCTCAAGAGCATGGGCGCGGTCTATCTGCAGAACGGGGTCTGCGTGCTGCCCCGGACGGATGACCATATCCGACGGCTCAAGATCCTTGAAAACGACATTGCGCAGGCCAGCGGCGAAAGCGTGATCCTGGAAACCGTCGCGCTGGATGCGGGGCAGGAAGAGAAGGTCATCGCCCGCTTCAAGGCCGAGCGCGACGAGGCCTATGCCGAGTTCATCGACAAATGCGACGACTTCGAGCGCGAGGTCGCCAAGGAGATCACGGCGGCCCATTACAGCTATGCCGAGCTCGAAGAGAACGACGTCGACCTGAAGAAGCTTCAGGGCTGGATCGAGAAGATCGCCAAGCTGGATTTCTACGGTGCCGCGCAGGCCGAGGAGGCCCGCAGGCGCCTGAAGGGCTGCGAGCGGGTGCTGGATGACTACGCCCGTCGCGTGTTCGACGCGCGGGGCGAGGATGGCTGA